One Phaseolus vulgaris cultivar G19833 chromosome 4, P. vulgaris v2.0, whole genome shotgun sequence DNA window includes the following coding sequences:
- the LOC137838056 gene encoding copper transport protein ATX1, with protein MGKLGRMLDTFCLSFGSNTCFCMNSMEFEDEFEKKPLIVSASSDHKLRLKDVVDGKQTLAFQLKPQIVTLRVSMHCYGCAKKVEKHISKLEGVSSYKVDLETKIVVVMGDILPSEVLQSVSKVKNAELWKSQGSKQ; from the exons ATGGGGAAACTAGGGAGGATGTTAGACACCTTCTGTCTTTCTTTTGGCTCAAACACCTGTTTCTGCATGAACTCCATGGAGTTTGAAGATGAGTTTGAGAAAAAGCCTTTGATTGTAAGTGCTTCTAGTGATCATAAACTGAGATTGAAGGATGTAGTAGATGGAAAGCAGACACTGGCTTTTCAACTGAAACCCCAG ATAGTGACATTGAGGGTGTCCATGCATTGCTATGGATGTGCAAAAAAAGTTGAGAAACATATCTCGAAGTTGGAAG GAGTGAGCTCTTATAAGGTGGATCTGGAAACAAAAATAGTAGTGGTTATGGGCGATATTCTTCCCTCTGAAGTGTTGCAGAGTGTGTCTAAGGTGAAAAATGCAGAGCTTTGGAAATCTCAAGGTAGTAAG